The Paenibacillus uliginis N3/975 genome has a window encoding:
- the rpsD gene encoding 30S ribosomal protein S4 has protein sequence MARYTGPKFKLSRRVGISLSGTGKELKRPFPPGQHGPNQRRKMSNYGMQLQEKQKLRHMYGLGEKQFRTLFDKATGMKGIAGENFMFLLESRLDNLVYRLGFSNSRAGARQLVAHGHVTVNGKKVDIASFAVSTGDVIGLRERSRGLSAIKDALANRVHLPAYLEFDETAMEGKYIRLPERSELSQDIDEKQIVEFYNR, from the coding sequence ATGGCACGTTACACCGGTCCTAAATTTAAATTAAGCCGTCGTGTGGGCATCTCCCTCAGCGGTACTGGCAAAGAATTGAAACGCCCTTTTCCTCCAGGACAACATGGTCCTAACCAACGGAGAAAAATGAGCAACTACGGAATGCAGCTTCAAGAAAAGCAAAAACTGCGCCATATGTATGGTTTGGGTGAGAAACAATTCCGCACCCTGTTCGATAAAGCAACAGGCATGAAAGGTATCGCCGGTGAGAACTTTATGTTCCTGCTTGAGAGCCGTCTGGACAACCTCGTTTATCGTCTTGGCTTCAGCAACTCCCGTGCAGGTGCTCGTCAACTGGTTGCACATGGTCACGTAACTGTAAACGGCAAAAAAGTGGACATCGCTTCTTTCGCTGTTAGCACAGGCGACGTAATCGGTCTTCGTGAAAGAAGCCGCGGCCTTTCTGCAATTAAAGATGCTTTGGCTAACCGCGTACATCTTCCTGCTTACCTTGAATTCGATGAAACTGCAATGGAAGGCAAGTACATCCGTCTGCCAGAACGTTCCGAATTGTCTCAAGATATCGACGAGAAACAAATCGTCGAATTCTACAACCGTTAA
- a CDS encoding YugN family protein: MIFENTGLDGLKSDLAYLDESAEKVGFIRWQWEYYRATYDLKIEDKKSDAEYFLRINTRAVEGKLEKPDTVLQIEAVYLGKATFPHGLEYDTPAPQPILNVATKKLQELKLLLEA, from the coding sequence GGCTTAAAAAGTGATTTGGCTTATCTCGATGAAAGTGCCGAGAAGGTAGGCTTTATCCGCTGGCAGTGGGAATACTACCGTGCTACATATGATTTGAAAATTGAAGATAAGAAGAGCGATGCAGAGTACTTCCTTCGGATCAATACCCGCGCTGTGGAAGGAAAACTGGAGAAACCCGACACCGTGCTTCAAATTGAAGCCGTTTACTTGGGAAAAGCCACATTCCCGCATGGGCTGGAATATGACACTCCGGCTCCGCAGCCTATTCTGAACGTTGCCACGAAGAAGTTGCAAGAACTAAAATTGCTGCTGGAAGCGTAA
- a CDS encoding transglycosylase domain-containing protein, giving the protein MVEEKKQEPENKRPPKRSIGRKIGSVLGWLFVIGLMGTLFIGGSVLGYVTSIVKDEPVRSRALIEQKMDDNAVTGFAYFGDGSPIGQLRTEEDRRPVKHDEIPQIVIDAVVSIEDNRFYTHKGVDFMGTARAVKQRLLNEPIQTGGSTLTQQLARQAFLSRDKTSDRKVKEILLSFRLERFLSKEQIITAYLNKVPYGNGSNGYNVFGIKAASKGIFNISDLNKLNIAQAAYLAGLPQLPSAYSAFNGIGEFDEKSFKRAMKRQGLVLDRMLEEGKLTPAEHKEAKAFDIKKSLAPRTQKAYVTYPYLMMEVERQASKIIMELNNPKVDGEQTKENGDLMDEARSELSTGGYRIYTTIDRTIYGAMRKIAEDDSNFFPDSETKGKEQTAAMMINNKTGAILGMIEGRDFKTEEMNYATQMVRQPGSAMKPIAAYLPALDSGKVQPGSIVDDSPVILKDGSNGYHIPKNVNWRYKGLMTAREALNHSTNTVALNLFNNVIGIESALEFSKKLGITTLVERDYAAGTGVIGGLTHGTSVEELTNAYSAIGNQGKFTDAYLIDKIVDSNGKIVYKHETKPVQVFSSQTAYLMTDMMRTVITNGSGSTVRDNYKHFNKVPVVGKTGSSQDYGDSWFLGYSPDITLGVWVGYKHSVNTLDKPQRTHAQSIWAKVMNETINLKPDLFPTKEFKKPEGIVSKTVSAYSGKLPTELTDKFVTDLFNAKFVPTERDDSLAKAKYITYKGANYIPRDGTPEEFLKEQIVIKRVKPIDELIKELEAAFAVMRGGHESLQFYIPEDANKGMPTKVDPRVDDGRAPTPPKNLNYSKGVITFSPSGSPDVVGYRLYRSANGGPFMNQGQVVMADGTKQFTTSGGSNVTYYIVAVDVAGKASEPSAIVGNSPVPDPDPTPDLGNETDGVTPDEGTEEIPDTGPQGPTSMPQQPGQPTIQATPDGFRATWSANPSEDGVTLYNVYFSPNNDGIYQIIGTSQTNEFHSSNSSPISGTFRITAVNPVGESSASPTVFFEKN; this is encoded by the coding sequence ATGGTTGAGGAGAAAAAACAGGAGCCTGAGAACAAGCGCCCTCCGAAAAGATCCATTGGACGAAAAATTGGATCTGTACTGGGCTGGCTCTTTGTGATTGGTTTGATGGGAACGCTGTTCATCGGAGGATCCGTCTTAGGGTACGTAACCTCTATCGTTAAAGATGAACCCGTAAGATCAAGAGCTCTCATCGAACAAAAGATGGACGATAACGCCGTCACTGGCTTCGCCTACTTTGGCGACGGCTCCCCTATTGGACAGCTCCGGACAGAAGAAGACCGGCGACCCGTAAAACATGATGAAATTCCCCAAATTGTCATTGATGCGGTTGTATCCATAGAAGATAATCGTTTTTATACACATAAAGGGGTAGACTTCATGGGCACTGCCCGTGCTGTAAAGCAGCGCCTCTTGAATGAGCCTATTCAGACAGGCGGCAGCACACTTACACAGCAGCTCGCAAGGCAAGCCTTTTTAAGCCGCGACAAGACAAGTGACCGGAAAGTGAAAGAAATTTTACTATCATTCCGCTTGGAACGTTTTTTAAGCAAGGAACAAATCATAACGGCCTACTTGAACAAAGTACCTTACGGGAATGGTTCAAACGGCTATAATGTGTTCGGAATCAAAGCAGCGTCTAAAGGTATTTTTAACATTAGCGATCTTAACAAACTGAACATTGCCCAGGCGGCCTATTTAGCAGGTCTTCCCCAGCTCCCTTCCGCTTATTCGGCTTTCAACGGTATCGGGGAGTTTGATGAGAAGTCATTTAAACGTGCTATGAAACGACAAGGGCTCGTGCTTGATCGTATGCTGGAGGAAGGTAAACTCACTCCGGCCGAGCATAAAGAAGCAAAAGCTTTCGACATTAAAAAATCTCTTGCTCCACGTACCCAAAAGGCATATGTTACCTACCCATATCTGATGATGGAGGTTGAACGTCAAGCTTCCAAAATTATTATGGAGCTGAACAATCCGAAAGTCGATGGGGAACAAACGAAAGAAAACGGCGATTTGATGGATGAGGCACGGTCTGAGCTGAGCACCGGCGGCTATCGAATATACACGACCATAGACCGCACAATTTATGGTGCGATGCGGAAGATTGCGGAAGATGACAGCAACTTCTTTCCCGACAGTGAAACCAAAGGGAAAGAACAAACCGCCGCAATGATGATCAACAACAAGACCGGCGCCATCCTTGGTATGATTGAGGGCCGGGATTTTAAAACAGAAGAGATGAACTACGCTACCCAGATGGTCCGTCAGCCGGGATCGGCCATGAAACCGATTGCCGCTTACTTGCCTGCGCTTGATTCAGGTAAGGTTCAACCAGGCAGCATTGTGGATGACTCTCCGGTTATTTTGAAGGATGGTTCGAACGGCTATCATATCCCGAAAAACGTAAACTGGCGCTATAAGGGTCTTATGACCGCGCGAGAAGCGCTGAACCACTCAACGAACACCGTCGCGCTGAATCTATTCAACAATGTAATCGGCATTGAGAGTGCCTTGGAGTTCTCTAAAAAACTCGGTATTACCACCCTAGTGGAAAGGGACTATGCCGCAGGTACCGGTGTTATAGGCGGACTTACTCACGGCACGTCTGTTGAGGAGTTGACTAATGCCTATAGCGCAATCGGTAACCAAGGGAAATTTACAGACGCTTATTTAATCGATAAAATTGTGGATTCTAATGGCAAGATTGTATATAAACATGAGACTAAACCTGTTCAGGTATTTTCTAGTCAGACCGCTTACCTGATGACCGATATGATGCGTACCGTTATAACCAACGGATCAGGCAGCACTGTGCGGGACAACTATAAGCACTTCAATAAAGTACCGGTAGTCGGTAAGACAGGTTCAAGCCAAGACTATGGAGACAGCTGGTTCTTAGGCTACTCTCCCGACATTACTTTGGGTGTGTGGGTCGGCTATAAGCATTCCGTAAATACGCTGGATAAACCTCAACGAACCCATGCACAAAGCATCTGGGCCAAGGTCATGAATGAAACGATCAACCTTAAACCTGACCTGTTCCCAACAAAAGAGTTTAAAAAACCTGAAGGTATCGTGTCCAAAACCGTATCAGCATACAGTGGAAAGCTGCCAACTGAGCTGACTGACAAGTTTGTTACGGATCTGTTTAATGCAAAGTTTGTACCTACGGAAAGAGACGACAGCCTGGCCAAAGCCAAATATATTACTTATAAAGGCGCTAATTATATTCCTAGAGATGGAACGCCTGAAGAGTTTCTCAAAGAGCAGATCGTCATTAAACGGGTAAAGCCGATCGATGAACTGATCAAGGAGCTTGAAGCTGCATTCGCTGTCATGCGTGGAGGTCATGAGTCGTTGCAATTCTACATTCCAGAGGATGCCAACAAAGGCATGCCGACTAAGGTCGACCCGAGAGTGGATGATGGAAGAGCACCAACTCCTCCGAAAAACTTAAACTACTCCAAGGGTGTTATCACCTTTTCGCCAAGTGGATCACCTGATGTTGTTGGCTACAGACTGTACCGTTCCGCAAATGGCGGTCCGTTTATGAACCAAGGTCAAGTTGTTATGGCAGACGGTACGAAACAATTTACCACTTCTGGGGGCTCAAATGTAACCTACTACATTGTTGCAGTGGACGTCGCAGGAAAAGCCTCTGAGCCAAGTGCTATCGTTGGAAACAGTCCTGTCCCTGATCCAGATCCAACACCAGATCTGGGCAATGAAACTGACGGCGTTACACCTGATGAAGGAACGGAAGAAATTCCTGACACTGGTCCTCAGGGACCAACCTCTATGCCTCAACAGCCGGGACAGCCAACGATCCAGGCTACACCTGACGGATTCCGGGCAACTTGGAGCGCTAACCCTTCTGAGGATGGAGTAACCTTGTATAACGTCTATTTCAGTCCTAACAATGACGGGATCTATCAAATAATCGGAACAAGTCAAACCAACGAATTCCACTCCAGTAATAGTTCCCCAATCAGCGGGACGTTCCGGATTACAGCTGTAAATCCAGTTGGAGAATCTTCAGCTTCACCAACGGTATTTTTCGAAAAAAATTAA
- a CDS encoding YlaN family protein, translated as MTSSDLQEQLHLKAISLLHEDADKIQKLIEVQMENLATRYCPLYEEVLDTQMYGFSREVDFAVRAGLLPEVTGKQLLSKLERNLALLYEAMNQAE; from the coding sequence ATGACTTCATCTGATTTGCAAGAACAGCTTCACCTTAAAGCGATCAGTCTTCTACATGAAGATGCAGATAAAATTCAAAAGCTCATTGAAGTGCAGATGGAGAATCTGGCAACCCGTTACTGCCCTCTCTATGAGGAAGTGCTGGATACCCAAATGTACGGATTTTCAAGAGAAGTTGATTTTGCTGTCCGTGCCGGGCTTCTTCCGGAAGTGACGGGGAAACAACTGCTCAGCAAGCTGGAACGTAATCTGGCTCTGTTATATGAAGCCATGAACCAAGCCGAATAG
- the cax gene encoding calcium/proton exchanger: MKKWLSPALLVITFLLSAAGHFLGWNFTLQFILSAVSVIFVAGFLGKATESVAHYAGQRLGGFLNATFGNAAELIIAILLVRQGLYDMVKASITGSIIGNLLLVLGLSLFAGGLKFKVQKYNVTLAGLNGSLMILGIIALFIPAVFLNTHSITESDTKFLSLIVAGILIAAYLAWLLFSMITHKNYLADVSDSSDQELPHEHGPTWSKGRSITYLIVATVMVAFVSEWLVGVLEPVSHEYGLSELFVGAFLVAIVGNAAEHSAAIMLAMKNKIGAAVEIAVGSSLQIALFVAPVLVFISFFMGDTMDIVFTTIELVAIGVAVFIAKSITQDGATNWYEGLMLLAVYVILGFSFYLV; encoded by the coding sequence TTGAAAAAGTGGTTAAGTCCCGCACTGCTAGTCATTACATTCCTGCTGAGCGCAGCAGGACACTTCTTAGGTTGGAATTTTACGCTGCAGTTCATTTTGTCGGCCGTCTCGGTTATTTTTGTCGCGGGATTTCTCGGAAAAGCGACAGAAAGCGTCGCCCACTATGCCGGACAGCGGCTCGGAGGTTTCCTGAATGCGACCTTCGGTAATGCTGCCGAGCTCATCATCGCCATCCTTTTGGTAAGGCAAGGGCTATACGATATGGTAAAAGCAAGTATCACCGGTTCTATCATCGGTAACCTACTGCTCGTCCTCGGACTCAGCCTATTTGCAGGCGGTCTGAAATTCAAAGTCCAGAAATACAACGTCACTCTTGCCGGATTGAACGGTTCCCTGATGATATTAGGTATTATCGCGCTATTCATCCCCGCCGTATTTCTGAATACCCACTCCATTACGGAGTCGGACACTAAATTCTTGAGCCTGATTGTGGCCGGAATTCTCATTGCCGCCTATCTCGCGTGGCTGTTATTCTCCATGATCACACACAAAAACTATTTGGCTGATGTCAGTGACAGCAGTGATCAAGAACTTCCGCATGAACACGGTCCTACATGGTCCAAAGGGCGTTCAATCACTTATCTTATCGTGGCCACCGTAATGGTCGCCTTTGTCAGTGAATGGCTTGTCGGGGTTCTGGAGCCCGTCAGTCATGAATACGGACTTAGTGAACTGTTTGTCGGTGCATTCCTCGTAGCGATTGTCGGTAACGCCGCAGAACATAGTGCAGCCATCATGCTCGCTATGAAGAATAAAATCGGTGCGGCCGTAGAAATTGCAGTCGGCAGCAGTCTCCAAATTGCCTTGTTTGTAGCCCCTGTTCTGGTATTCATCAGCTTTTTTATGGGTGATACGATGGATATCGTATTTACGACCATCGAGCTCGTGGCAATTGGTGTGGCCGTTTTTATCGCCAAATCGATCACACAGGACGGCGCAACCAACTGGTACGAAGGACTTATGCTTCTTGCGGTCTATGTCATCCTGGGCTTCTCTTTTTATCTCGTTTAG
- a CDS encoding aminopeptidase, with protein sequence MRDPRIQKLAENLVGYSVDMQPGENVLIEMIGSERDLLNAIIEEVGKKGGHPFVQLTDKTVQRAMLKNATKEQLTLWAELDLNRMKQMDCYIGIRAGENVNDLSDVPEENMKLYNSLYSHPVHSEERVKRTKWVVLRYPNASMAQLANTSTEAFEDFYFDVCNLDYSKMDRAQDPLAELMRKTDKVRIVGPGTDLSFSIKGIGAEKCSGQKNIPDGEVYTAPVRDSVNGTICYNSPTLYNGVTFENIKFRFENGKIVEATSSDTARINEILDSDEGARYIGEFAIGFNPYILTPMKDILFDEKIAGSLHFTPGQAYDVTDNGNRSSIHWDLVLIQRPEYGGGEIYFDDVLIRKDGMFVIPELEGLNPENLK encoded by the coding sequence ATGCGTGATCCAAGAATTCAGAAATTAGCCGAAAACCTGGTTGGTTATTCGGTGGATATGCAACCAGGTGAGAATGTGCTGATCGAGATGATCGGCTCAGAACGTGATCTGCTTAATGCCATTATCGAAGAAGTTGGGAAAAAGGGAGGTCACCCTTTTGTCCAGCTGACCGATAAAACGGTACAGCGTGCAATGCTGAAGAATGCTACGAAAGAGCAACTTACACTGTGGGCTGAACTGGACTTGAACCGGATGAAACAGATGGACTGCTATATCGGTATCCGTGCAGGAGAGAACGTAAACGATCTGTCCGATGTCCCGGAAGAGAACATGAAGCTGTACAACTCCCTGTACTCGCATCCTGTACATAGTGAAGAGCGTGTGAAGCGCACGAAATGGGTAGTTCTCCGTTATCCGAATGCGAGCATGGCACAGCTGGCTAACACTAGCACAGAAGCCTTTGAAGACTTCTACTTTGACGTATGCAACCTAGATTACTCCAAGATGGATCGTGCACAGGATCCGTTGGCGGAACTGATGAGAAAGACCGACAAGGTCCGTATTGTTGGTCCTGGAACAGACCTTAGCTTTTCGATTAAGGGGATTGGAGCTGAAAAATGCTCTGGTCAGAAGAACATACCAGACGGAGAAGTATACACTGCGCCGGTTCGTGATTCCGTTAATGGAACGATTTGTTACAACTCTCCGACGCTGTATAACGGTGTCACTTTTGAAAATATTAAATTCCGTTTCGAGAACGGTAAAATTGTAGAAGCAACGAGCAGTGATACGGCCCGGATAAACGAAATTCTGGATTCCGATGAAGGCGCCCGTTATATCGGTGAATTCGCGATCGGTTTCAACCCGTATATTCTAACACCGATGAAAGATATTCTGTTTGATGAGAAGATCGCTGGAAGTCTTCATTTTACACCTGGTCAAGCCTATGATGTGACGGACAACGGCAACCGTTCTTCCATCCACTGGGATCTGGTATTGATTCAGCGTCCGGAATATGGCGGTGGGGAAATCTATTTTGATGATGTGCTGATCCGTAAAGATGGTATGTTCGTGATTCCTGAACTTGAGGGACTAAATCCAGAAAATCTGAAATAA
- the ftsW gene encoding putative lipid II flippase FtsW has protein sequence MKTNKPQPKRGTPDFQLLILTLLLVGFGLLMVFSSSSSLTVFSQKWGHDPLYFTKRQLIFAIVGTFVMLVAMNINYKKYKKLFIPVFFLSLIMLILVVVVGKATNGASSWFNLGKLGIQPTELAKIATIVYLAALITKKGERIRQWKGGFFPVLIIVGIVAGLIMLQPDLGSTFILVATSGLIIYAGGASVKHITACISLVALGLALTIGVGSLFDSISGGDVQQEASSNYKMGRIEAYLDPFKDQSGTGYNLVQSLIAIGQGGATGAGYGEGVQKLHYLPNPYNDFIFSVIGEEFGFIGTSIFLLIYLYFIWRGIIVALRCPDPFGTLTGIGIMGLIAIQAFINIGGVTNTIPITGVTLPFISYGGSSLLVMMLAMGIMLSISRESNRPDKEEHVKSVIKKDYRATR, from the coding sequence ATGAAAACAAACAAACCACAGCCCAAGAGAGGGACGCCGGATTTCCAGCTGCTGATCCTTACCTTGCTGTTGGTGGGATTCGGATTGCTTATGGTGTTCAGTTCCAGCTCCAGCTTGACCGTCTTTAGCCAGAAATGGGGGCACGACCCGCTTTATTTCACCAAACGTCAACTTATTTTTGCGATTGTCGGTACCTTTGTGATGCTGGTCGCGATGAACATCAATTACAAGAAGTACAAAAAGCTATTTATACCCGTTTTTTTCTTATCGTTAATCATGCTGATCCTTGTTGTAGTCGTCGGAAAAGCTACCAACGGTGCTTCCAGTTGGTTTAATCTTGGTAAACTAGGCATTCAGCCGACAGAACTGGCCAAGATCGCCACGATTGTATATCTGGCTGCACTGATAACGAAGAAGGGGGAACGGATCCGTCAATGGAAGGGCGGTTTCTTCCCGGTTCTTATTATCGTAGGGATTGTTGCCGGTCTGATCATGCTTCAGCCCGATTTAGGTTCTACCTTTATCCTTGTGGCCACAAGCGGATTAATCATCTATGCCGGTGGCGCCAGTGTGAAGCATATTACAGCGTGTATATCGCTTGTCGCACTCGGATTGGCTTTGACGATCGGAGTCGGCTCCCTGTTCGATTCTATCTCCGGCGGAGATGTGCAGCAAGAGGCCAGCAGCAACTACAAAATGGGCCGGATTGAGGCTTACCTCGATCCCTTTAAGGACCAATCTGGTACAGGATATAACCTGGTCCAATCCCTCATTGCCATCGGGCAGGGGGGGGCGACCGGGGCTGGATATGGTGAAGGCGTGCAGAAACTTCATTATTTGCCGAACCCGTACAACGACTTTATCTTTTCCGTTATCGGTGAAGAATTTGGGTTTATAGGCACCTCGATATTTTTACTGATTTATCTGTATTTTATATGGAGGGGTATAATCGTTGCTCTACGCTGCCCGGACCCTTTCGGAACACTTACCGGCATAGGGATCATGGGTCTTATCGCCATTCAGGCATTCATCAACATTGGCGGAGTAACCAACACCATACCAATAACGGGTGTAACTCTTCCATTCATCAGCTATGGCGGATCTTCCTTGCTGGTTATGATGCTCGCCATGGGAATCATGCTTAGCATCTCTAGAGAAAGTAACCGTCCCGATAAGGAAGAACATGTAAAATCCGTCATAAAAAAAGACTACCGGGCAACCCGGTAG
- a CDS encoding HPr family phosphocarrier protein encodes MSNNNAIVVDISQTAGQFSSSIVLQAENKYIDVKSILGLFTTLVSHQSYELHVHGPDADEAKKAMIDVFSKHGLNVTVVAE; translated from the coding sequence ATGTCCAATAACAATGCGATCGTTGTAGACATTTCTCAGACAGCAGGCCAGTTCTCATCTTCTATTGTTTTGCAGGCTGAGAACAAGTACATCGATGTAAAGAGCATTCTGGGCTTGTTCACAACATTGGTGAGCCACCAGAGCTATGAGCTACACGTTCACGGTCCGGATGCCGATGAAGCAAAAAAAGCGATGATCGACGTATTTTCAAAGCATGGCTTGAATGTAACCGTGGTTGCTGAATAA
- a CDS encoding Asp23/Gls24 family envelope stress response protein, with the protein MAEQLQLDNGLIRISDDVVSKIAGMAALETPGIAAMSGGLSEGWAKRLSGKNVQKGVTVEVGQLEAAIDLRIIVLYETPIHEVCRMLQQNVREAVESMTGLRVVEVNVKVEGVAFKDDEIDDIPYRAK; encoded by the coding sequence ATGGCGGAACAACTTCAACTGGATAACGGTTTGATTCGGATATCGGATGATGTCGTCTCGAAAATCGCCGGAATGGCTGCCTTGGAGACTCCAGGGATCGCAGCAATGTCCGGTGGATTGTCTGAAGGCTGGGCGAAACGGCTTAGCGGCAAAAATGTACAAAAAGGTGTGACAGTGGAGGTAGGTCAACTTGAAGCAGCGATTGACCTGCGCATTATTGTGCTGTATGAGACACCGATACATGAAGTGTGCCGTATGCTTCAGCAGAACGTACGTGAAGCTGTAGAGAGCATGACAGGACTTCGAGTTGTCGAAGTTAATGTCAAAGTCGAAGGCGTCGCTTTCAAGGACGATGAGATTGATGACATTCCATATCGTGCGAAATAA
- a CDS encoding sensor domain-containing diguanylate cyclase, translating into MSEEQRKVSESSPGSTAMFNGPGRIPKTESYVWHQTMDITPSDFPYLQQLMEESFEEWMKESAGLQMVSKADWAVISSTGEWLVGDPMLQEYFSAGDDSTLKRALEIRAAAAGSSEDRLGGKIVCASPVFSRTHGDLFAVLISVSSAEIGKEQAQFMTEAAALMLRACFYRRFECIFVEDLAKIHSQAEREARRRSVLFQVVKRMHAQINVDGVLTEMLVSVLDLYPNVNVKLFMSQDHQSSHPLVRPLLLHHWQEKVYVRTFMEGALTICENRDQPQGLIEIGVPVGGKQGVYGVLHLVVKREEMEDMDLDLLGMMADAAGTAFENAKLYEQSNLMIHELRMINELTQQLNKSLQLADIYQFANEELRKILAAEYCCILSYNEELGGLEVMSCNAAWLTKEMFEKDYGLGGLVYHSKEPLILADYTEERPAVSKLMDTTGSNSTIATPLTVNGEIQGVILLTHRKKHYFSYDNYRLLQALTSHIGLAVGNASLHAEVRRMANRDMLTELYARHYLDEAIHECQSRDFCGSLIVVDIDQFKQVNDTFGHQRGDKILKQVSGIVRTSIRQSDIAARWGGEELAVYLPGLGIEQALQVAERIRLRVADETEPRVTVSCGISEWNWMHDRISVESLFYRADMALYEAKNSGRNRIVVEKTDTSEE; encoded by the coding sequence ATGTCAGAAGAACAACGGAAAGTTTCTGAAAGCTCTCCCGGTTCTACGGCCATGTTTAACGGTCCCGGGCGAATTCCTAAAACGGAGTCTTATGTGTGGCACCAGACGATGGATATAACACCTTCAGACTTCCCCTATCTTCAGCAGTTAATGGAAGAGAGTTTTGAAGAGTGGATGAAGGAGAGCGCAGGGCTCCAAATGGTATCCAAGGCTGATTGGGCTGTCATTAGTTCGACTGGGGAATGGTTGGTTGGAGATCCCATGCTGCAGGAATATTTCTCAGCCGGGGATGACAGCACTTTAAAGCGAGCCTTGGAGATAAGAGCGGCTGCGGCTGGTAGCAGTGAAGACCGTCTTGGCGGCAAAATTGTATGTGCGTCTCCTGTGTTTTCAAGAACTCACGGTGATTTGTTTGCTGTACTGATCAGTGTCTCTTCTGCAGAGATAGGGAAAGAACAGGCTCAATTTATGACAGAAGCGGCAGCGTTAATGCTTCGCGCTTGTTTTTACCGCCGTTTTGAATGCATATTTGTAGAAGATTTGGCTAAAATTCATAGCCAAGCAGAGCGGGAAGCCCGCAGACGCTCTGTCCTGTTTCAAGTTGTGAAGCGAATGCATGCCCAGATTAATGTGGACGGGGTACTTACTGAAATGCTGGTCAGCGTTCTTGACCTTTATCCAAACGTGAACGTGAAGCTGTTCATGTCGCAGGATCACCAGAGCAGCCATCCATTGGTACGTCCTTTGCTTTTGCACCATTGGCAAGAAAAAGTGTATGTCCGAACCTTTATGGAAGGTGCCCTGACTATTTGCGAGAATCGGGATCAGCCGCAGGGACTAATAGAAATCGGTGTTCCCGTAGGGGGAAAGCAGGGTGTCTATGGTGTTCTTCACCTTGTGGTCAAGCGTGAGGAAATGGAGGATATGGATCTTGATCTGCTTGGTATGATGGCGGATGCCGCAGGGACGGCTTTCGAAAATGCCAAGTTGTACGAGCAGTCGAACCTGATGATCCACGAACTGCGAATGATCAACGAACTGACCCAGCAGCTGAACAAAAGTTTGCAGTTGGCGGACATTTATCAGTTTGCCAATGAGGAACTTCGTAAAATATTGGCCGCAGAGTATTGCTGTATTCTGAGTTATAACGAGGAGCTTGGTGGACTGGAGGTCATGTCGTGTAATGCCGCGTGGCTGACTAAAGAAATGTTCGAGAAAGATTATGGCTTGGGAGGGCTGGTATATCATTCAAAAGAGCCTCTGATCCTGGCGGATTACACGGAAGAACGTCCTGCGGTATCCAAGCTGATGGATACGACGGGATCCAATTCAACTATCGCGACACCTCTGACCGTAAATGGGGAAATACAGGGCGTTATATTGTTGACCCACAGAAAAAAACATTATTTTTCTTACGATAACTACCGCCTGCTTCAAGCGCTAACGAGCCATATCGGACTTGCGGTAGGGAATGCTTCCCTGCATGCGGAGGTAAGACGGATGGCGAATCGGGACATGCTGACAGAGCTTTATGCTCGGCATTATCTCGATGAAGCTATACATGAATGCCAAAGCCGTGATTTTTGTGGCTCGCTAATCGTGGTCGATATTGACCAATTCAAGCAGGTGAACGATACTTTTGGGCACCAGCGTGGCGATAAAATATTAAAGCAGGTCAGCGGTATCGTAAGAACGTCCATCCGGCAAAGTGACATTGCTGCCAGGTGGGGTGGGGAAGAACTTGCGGTTTACCTTCCCGGCTTAGGTATTGAGCAGGCACTTCAGGTGGCTGAGCGCATACGTTTAAGGGTTGCGGATGAGACAGAGCCGAGAGTGACCGTCTCCTGCGGCATATCGGAATGGAACTGGATGCATGACAGAATTAGTGTTGAATCTCTTTTTTACCGTGCGGATATGGCGCTTTACGAAGCCAAGAACAGCGGGCGAAATCGGATTGTGGTTGAAAAAACCGATACTTCGGAGGAATAA